The Lactobacillus sp. ESL0680 genome has a segment encoding these proteins:
- the mreC gene encoding rod shape-determining protein MreC, with protein sequence MKKFLQNKKLLTVCVVIIAIFSVLGISVHLRNKRNTPLIIQSLGNDVVAVGTRVVDFPISLVSGGLSNVNELLNTQNENNYLKSKVTDLDQTKARNETLEAENKQLKSALKIKGTLTDYDLINASVISRSPDNWSDLLVINKGTTSGLRKNMAVMSGGGVIGRIVEVSAASSKVELITTSDKAANRFAVEATATNGKKVHGIITVVGNNSLAFTQALDSNKLKQGTKIYTSGMGGNSPKGLLVGTIARTTHDSFGLSDLIKITPAGELNDPSVVTVIRRKVED encoded by the coding sequence ATGAAAAAATTTCTACAGAATAAAAAATTATTAACGGTATGTGTTGTTATTATTGCTATTTTTTCTGTGTTGGGTATCAGTGTTCATTTACGTAATAAACGCAATACGCCGCTAATCATTCAAAGCTTAGGTAATGATGTTGTAGCAGTCGGGACTAGAGTGGTTGATTTTCCGATCAGTCTGGTTTCTGGAGGGTTAAGCAACGTCAATGAACTGCTGAATACACAGAATGAAAATAATTATTTAAAGAGTAAGGTAACTGATTTAGATCAGACTAAAGCACGCAATGAAACCTTAGAAGCTGAAAATAAGCAATTGAAATCAGCCTTGAAGATTAAGGGAACATTGACTGACTATGACTTAATCAATGCCTCAGTTATTTCACGGTCGCCTGATAATTGGTCAGATTTATTGGTAATCAATAAGGGAACAACATCTGGATTGCGTAAGAATATGGCCGTGATGAGCGGCGGGGGCGTAATCGGCAGGATTGTCGAAGTCAGTGCAGCTTCTTCTAAGGTTGAATTAATTACAACTAGCGATAAGGCTGCTAATCGGTTTGCAGTTGAGGCGACAGCAACTAATGGCAAAAAGGTTCATGGCATTATTACCGTAGTTGGCAATAATTCTTTGGCCTTTACGCAGGCACTTGATAGTAATAAGTTAAAGCAAGGAACCAAAATTTATACTAGCGGAATGGGCGGCAATTCTCCTAAGGGACTTTTAGTTGGGACAATTGCCCGAACAACTCATGATTCCTTTGGCTTATCCGATTTGATTAAAATTACGCCAGCAGGTGAGTTAAATGATCCTTCTGTCGTAACGGTCATCAGGAGAAAGGTGGAAGACTAA
- a CDS encoding DUF4044 domain-containing protein: MARRKKKKSGFQKLTIIMAWLMAFITLAAIVAQVAIVLVNNGTFG; this comes from the coding sequence ATGGCACGGAGAAAGAAGAAAAAATCAGGATTTCAAAAGTTAACTATTATAATGGCATGGCTGATGGCATTCATCACTTTAGCAGCAATCGTTGCTCAAGTAGCAATCGTATTGGTTAACAACGGTACATTCGGTTAA
- the mreD gene encoding rod shape-determining protein MreD, with amino-acid sequence MRSWRKFILAFALYVALVLDGSLALFLHQFMAYGDAACLIMPIGIMLIALFDDLNGKEIWLALGAGIVADIYFFGIIGAYAVILPVVTWLLQKSARFLPEVFWARSLAVLLGVILICVYNWLILNVVGIIAVSPKAMLFSLLPTLAWSFLFVILSYSIWGRLARNYPFMVNLDNYQH; translated from the coding sequence ATGCGGTCTTGGCGCAAGTTTATTTTGGCTTTTGCCTTATATGTAGCTTTGGTACTTGACGGCAGTTTGGCATTATTTTTGCATCAATTCATGGCTTACGGTGATGCAGCCTGTTTAATCATGCCAATTGGTATAATGCTGATTGCCCTATTTGATGACTTAAATGGTAAAGAAATTTGGTTGGCTTTGGGAGCAGGTATTGTTGCCGATATTTATTTCTTTGGTATCATTGGTGCGTATGCGGTTATTTTACCAGTAGTAACTTGGCTCTTGCAGAAATCAGCAAGATTTTTACCGGAAGTCTTTTGGGCAAGATCACTCGCTGTTTTACTTGGAGTTATTCTTATTTGTGTCTATAATTGGCTGATATTGAATGTTGTTGGCATAATTGCTGTTTCACCTAAGGCGATGCTTTTTAGTTTATTGCCGACATTAGCTTGGTCGTTTCTTTTTGTGATTTTATCGTATTCAATTTGGGGACGGTTAGCACGCAATTATCCGTTTATGGTTAATTTAGATAATTATCAACACTAA
- a CDS encoding JAB domain-containing protein — protein MEIIKSNHYLVKTDIELLGSLFNQLRASGLNDLTELEARLAQLHLNSFNDLIKYFSGPDCNPQLAVVGEELIDRLRSTVPDREAVLTSSNEVGTYLADKLAGHKQEELWAIYIDNSNHIIAEKCLFKGTIDKSVAHPREIFRWGLIYACAGMFVVHNHPSGNLVPSQSDLKLTRMLDESAAMLQIDFLDHFIVGKNQFLSMREHELF, from the coding sequence ATGGAAATCATCAAGTCCAATCACTATTTAGTAAAGACCGATATTGAATTACTAGGAAGTTTATTTAATCAGTTGCGGGCAAGCGGCTTAAACGACTTAACAGAGTTAGAAGCCCGATTAGCCCAGTTGCACCTAAACAGCTTTAATGATTTGATTAAATATTTCTCAGGTCCTGACTGTAATCCGCAATTAGCGGTAGTTGGCGAGGAATTAATTGACCGTTTGCGCAGTACAGTTCCAGATCGTGAAGCTGTTTTAACCTCAAGCAATGAGGTGGGAACATATTTAGCTGATAAGCTTGCAGGTCATAAGCAGGAAGAATTATGGGCGATTTATATTGATAATAGTAACCATATTATCGCTGAGAAGTGTTTATTTAAGGGAACAATTGATAAGTCAGTGGCTCATCCGCGAGAGATTTTTCGCTGGGGTCTGATCTATGCTTGTGCAGGGATGTTTGTTGTTCATAATCATCCTAGTGGCAATTTGGTGCCATCGCAGAGCGATCTTAAGTTAACGCGAATGCTTGATGAGTCTGCAGCCATGTTGCAGATCGATTTTTTAGATCATTTTATTGTCGGAAAAAACCAATTTTTGAGTATGCGTGAGCATGAATTGTTTTAA
- a CDS encoding HAD family phosphatase yields MRVQGIGEEIKGILFDMDGLLVNSENLYWQANIQASKEDHLGTPDDTYLKLVGSTTKEMRAFYQRYFKTEEERVRFIERTNELVEQWIAAGKLKLQPGVQRALDTFYDLNLPLAVVSSNYEKDIEQEMWATGIRNYFQFHLNYDDVQKHHLKAKPAPDIYLWAAQKINILKQNLLAFEDSSTGVAAASNAGLKCVMIPDLLPPTKEDQTNATLICHDFNEFLEKVK; encoded by the coding sequence ATGCGCGTTCAAGGAATTGGTGAAGAAATCAAGGGAATCTTATTTGACATGGACGGTCTGCTGGTTAATTCCGAAAATTTATACTGGCAGGCTAATATTCAGGCGTCGAAAGAAGATCATTTGGGGACACCCGATGATACTTATTTAAAATTGGTCGGCTCGACTACAAAGGAAATGCGGGCATTTTATCAGCGTTATTTCAAAACCGAAGAAGAACGTGTGCGTTTCATTGAACGAACTAATGAATTAGTAGAGCAATGGATTGCGGCTGGTAAGCTCAAGCTGCAGCCGGGAGTTCAGCGGGCACTTGATACATTTTATGACCTTAACTTGCCACTTGCAGTTGTTTCTAGTAATTATGAAAAAGATATTGAACAGGAAATGTGGGCGACGGGAATTCGTAATTATTTCCAGTTTCACTTAAATTATGATGACGTCCAAAAGCATCACTTAAAGGCTAAGCCAGCACCAGATATCTACTTGTGGGCTGCGCAAAAAATAAATATTCTTAAGCAAAATTTGCTGGCCTTTGAGGATTCATCAACTGGGGTTGCCGCAGCTAGTAATGCCGGACTGAAATGTGTTATGATTCCAGACCTACTCCCGCCAACTAAAGAGGATCAAACAAACGCAACGTTAATTTGTCATGATTTTAATGAATTTCTAGAAAAAGTTAAGTAG
- a CDS encoding rod shape-determining protein, whose protein sequence is MFGFGAKNIGIDLGTANTLVYMEGKGIVLREPSVVAKNTRTDKVIAVGSEAREMIGRTPATIVAIRPMKDGVIADYDTTASMLKYFIDKTVGNSKPSAMICVPSGVTEVEKRAVIDAARVAGAREAYVIEEPFAAAIGAGLPVMDPTGSMVVDIGGGTTDVATISLGGIVSSTSIRQAGDKFNSAIVNYVHSNFNLLIGERTAEDIKIQIGSASVEKAKEIESVNIRGRDLVTGLPKSVDVKAVDVAKAIQDVVQDIIIAIKETLEQTSPEIAADVIDHGIVLTGGGALLKNLPDVISEATKVPVFIAQDPLDCVAIGTGESLKNIELMRRSRK, encoded by the coding sequence GTGTTTGGATTTGGAGCAAAAAATATTGGTATCGATTTGGGTACGGCCAATACACTTGTTTATATGGAAGGTAAGGGGATTGTCCTTAGAGAGCCTTCCGTTGTGGCAAAGAATACCCGGACTGATAAAGTAATCGCAGTTGGTTCTGAAGCCAGAGAAATGATTGGTAGAACACCTGCTACAATCGTTGCAATTCGCCCGATGAAAGACGGTGTAATTGCCGATTACGATACAACTGCATCAATGCTGAAGTACTTTATTGATAAGACTGTTGGTAATTCCAAGCCATCAGCAATGATTTGTGTGCCATCAGGAGTTACAGAAGTAGAAAAGCGGGCAGTAATTGATGCTGCACGTGTTGCTGGTGCTCGTGAAGCGTACGTCATTGAAGAACCATTTGCTGCAGCAATCGGTGCTGGTCTTCCAGTAATGGACCCGACTGGTTCAATGGTTGTTGATATTGGTGGTGGTACTACTGATGTTGCTACGATTTCACTTGGTGGGATTGTTTCATCAACTTCGATTCGTCAAGCTGGCGACAAGTTCAATTCAGCAATTGTTAATTATGTTCATTCCAACTTTAATTTATTAATTGGTGAAAGAACTGCTGAAGATATTAAGATTCAAATTGGTTCAGCTTCAGTTGAAAAGGCCAAGGAAATTGAATCAGTTAATATTCGTGGCCGTGATTTGGTAACTGGCTTACCTAAGTCAGTTGATGTTAAGGCAGTTGACGTTGCTAAGGCAATTCAAGACGTCGTTCAAGATATTATTATTGCGATTAAAGAAACTTTGGAACAAACTTCTCCTGAAATTGCAGCTGATGTAATCGATCACGGTATTGTGTTGACCGGTGGTGGTGCTTTACTTAAGAACCTTCCAGATGTTATTTCTGAGGCTACTAAAGTGCCAGTATTTATTGCCCAAGATCCACTTGATTGTGTAGCAATTGGTACCGGTGAATCACTTAAAAATATTGAATTAATGCGTAGAAGTCGCAAATAA